A part of Paroedura picta isolate Pp20150507F chromosome 7, Ppicta_v3.0, whole genome shotgun sequence genomic DNA contains:
- the RAD23B gene encoding UV excision repair protein RAD23 homolog B isoform X2, translated as MPSFKIQIILSGACSTSESTTLVKALKEKIESEKGKDAFPVAGQKLIYAGKILNDDTALKEYKIDEKNFVVVMVTKPKAAAAPAAATVPAPSPATTQQSGAAITTVSSSTIVAAAPTPALVPAPASGPASVPAAAAPAPAAVACEPAPVSAPVEEKPAEKSLETPADTSPLPTDSSSGDTSRSNLFEDATSALVTGQSYENMVTEIMSMGYEREQVIAALRASFNNPDRAVEYLLMGIPGDRESQGMADPPQAASTGASPSSAVAAAAATTTTTTTATSSTGGHPLEFLRNQPQFQQMRQIIQQNPSLLPALLQQIGRENPQLLQSSHAPQQISQHQEHFIQMLNEPVQESGQGGGGSGGGGGGGGGVAAEAGSRHMNYIQVTPQEKEAIERLKALGFPEGLVIQAYFACEKNENLAANFLLQQNFDED; from the exons ATGCCAAGCTTCAAAATTCAAATTATTTTAAGTGGAGCCTGCAGCACCAGTGAAAGCACCACCTTG GTAAAAGCATTGAAAGAGAAGATTGAATCAGAAAAAGGGAAAGATGCTTTTCCTGTAGCAGGCCAAAAATTAATATATGCAG GTAAAATACTTAATGATGATACTGCTCTTAAAGAGTACAAAATTGATGAGAAGAACTTTGTGGTGGTTATGGTGACAAAA cccaaagcagcagcagcaccagcagcagccactGTTCCAGCTCCATCACCAGCTACAACTCAGCAGTCAGGTGCTGCCATCACTACTGTTAGCTCTTCGACAATAGTTGCTGCAGCCCCAACACCAGCGCTTGTCCCAGCCCCTGCTTCTGGACCAGCTTCAGTTCCTGCAGCAGCTGCTCCAGCACCAGCTGCAGTCGCGTGTGAGCCTGCACCAGTCAGTGCCCCCGTAGAAGAGAAACCAGCAGAGAAATCATTAGAGACACCAGCTGACACAAGTCCATTACCTACAGACAG TTCATCAGGTGATACTTCACGATCAAATCTCTTTGAAGATGCTACAAGTGCACTTG TGACAGGTCAGTCCTATGAAAATATGGTGACAGAGATCATGTCGATGGGATATGAGCGAGAGCAGGTGATTGctgcactgagagccagcttcaACAATCCTGACAGGGCAGTGGAGTACCTTCTAATG GGAATCCCTGGGGACAGAGAGAGTCAGGGTATGGCTGATCCTCCTCAAGCAGCCAGCACTGGTGCTTCTCCCTCATCAGcagtggcggcagcggcagcaacgactactactactacaactgcTACTAGTTCTACAGGAG GACATCCACTTGAATTTTTACGAAATCAACCTCAGTTCCAGCAGATGAGGCAAATTATTCAGCAGAATCCATCTCTTTTGCCTGCGTTGCTACAGCAAATAGGACGGGAAAATCCTCAGCTATTGCAG TCCTCCCATGCACCACAGCAAATAAGCCAACATCAAGAGCATTTTATTCAGATGTTAAATGAGCCCGTTCAAGAGTCAGGTCAAGGGGGCGGtggcagtggcggcggcggcggtggtggtggtggagtagCAGCGGAAGCTGGAAGCCGTCACATGAACTATATTCAAGTAACACCTCAGGAAAAAGAAGCTATAGAAAGG TTAAAGGCACTAGGATTCCCCGAAGGACTTGTGATACAGGCATATTTTGCATGCGAGAAGAATGAAAATTTGGCAGCCAACTTCCTTCTACAACAGAACTTTGATGAAGATTGA
- the RAD23B gene encoding UV excision repair protein RAD23 homolog B isoform X1, protein MQITLKTLQQQTFKIDIDPEETVKALKEKIESEKGKDAFPVAGQKLIYAGKILNDDTALKEYKIDEKNFVVVMVTKPKAAAAPAAATVPAPSPATTQQSGAAITTVSSSTIVAAAPTPALVPAPASGPASVPAAAAPAPAAVACEPAPVSAPVEEKPAEKSLETPADTSPLPTDSSSGDTSRSNLFEDATSALVTGQSYENMVTEIMSMGYEREQVIAALRASFNNPDRAVEYLLMGIPGDRESQGMADPPQAASTGASPSSAVAAAAATTTTTTTATSSTGGHPLEFLRNQPQFQQMRQIIQQNPSLLPALLQQIGRENPQLLQSSHAPQQISQHQEHFIQMLNEPVQESGQGGGGSGGGGGGGGGVAAEAGSRHMNYIQVTPQEKEAIERLKALGFPEGLVIQAYFACEKNENLAANFLLQQNFDED, encoded by the exons GTAAAAGCATTGAAAGAGAAGATTGAATCAGAAAAAGGGAAAGATGCTTTTCCTGTAGCAGGCCAAAAATTAATATATGCAG GTAAAATACTTAATGATGATACTGCTCTTAAAGAGTACAAAATTGATGAGAAGAACTTTGTGGTGGTTATGGTGACAAAA cccaaagcagcagcagcaccagcagcagccactGTTCCAGCTCCATCACCAGCTACAACTCAGCAGTCAGGTGCTGCCATCACTACTGTTAGCTCTTCGACAATAGTTGCTGCAGCCCCAACACCAGCGCTTGTCCCAGCCCCTGCTTCTGGACCAGCTTCAGTTCCTGCAGCAGCTGCTCCAGCACCAGCTGCAGTCGCGTGTGAGCCTGCACCAGTCAGTGCCCCCGTAGAAGAGAAACCAGCAGAGAAATCATTAGAGACACCAGCTGACACAAGTCCATTACCTACAGACAG TTCATCAGGTGATACTTCACGATCAAATCTCTTTGAAGATGCTACAAGTGCACTTG TGACAGGTCAGTCCTATGAAAATATGGTGACAGAGATCATGTCGATGGGATATGAGCGAGAGCAGGTGATTGctgcactgagagccagcttcaACAATCCTGACAGGGCAGTGGAGTACCTTCTAATG GGAATCCCTGGGGACAGAGAGAGTCAGGGTATGGCTGATCCTCCTCAAGCAGCCAGCACTGGTGCTTCTCCCTCATCAGcagtggcggcagcggcagcaacgactactactactacaactgcTACTAGTTCTACAGGAG GACATCCACTTGAATTTTTACGAAATCAACCTCAGTTCCAGCAGATGAGGCAAATTATTCAGCAGAATCCATCTCTTTTGCCTGCGTTGCTACAGCAAATAGGACGGGAAAATCCTCAGCTATTGCAG TCCTCCCATGCACCACAGCAAATAAGCCAACATCAAGAGCATTTTATTCAGATGTTAAATGAGCCCGTTCAAGAGTCAGGTCAAGGGGGCGGtggcagtggcggcggcggcggtggtggtggtggagtagCAGCGGAAGCTGGAAGCCGTCACATGAACTATATTCAAGTAACACCTCAGGAAAAAGAAGCTATAGAAAGG TTAAAGGCACTAGGATTCCCCGAAGGACTTGTGATACAGGCATATTTTGCATGCGAGAAGAATGAAAATTTGGCAGCCAACTTCCTTCTACAACAGAACTTTGATGAAGATTGA
- the RAD23B gene encoding UV excision repair protein RAD23 homolog B isoform X3 produces the protein MQITLKTLQQQTFKIDIDPEETVKALKEKIESEKGKDAFPVAGQKLIYAGKILNDDTALKEYKIDEKNFVVVMVTKPKAAAAPAAATVPAPSPATTQQSGAAITTVSSSTIVAAAPTPALVPAPASGPASVPAAAAPAPAAVACEPAPVSAPVEEKPAEKSLETPADTSPLPTDSSSGDTSRSNLFEDATSALVTGQSYENMVTEIMSMGYEREQVIAALRASFNNPDRAVEYLLMGIPGDRESQGMADPPQAASTGASPSSAVAAAAATTTTTTTATSSTGGHPLEFLRNQPQFQQMRQIIQQNPSLLPALLQQIGRENPQLLQQISQHQEHFIQMLNEPVQESGQGGGGSGGGGGGGGGVAAEAGSRHMNYIQVTPQEKEAIERLKALGFPEGLVIQAYFACEKNENLAANFLLQQNFDED, from the exons GTAAAAGCATTGAAAGAGAAGATTGAATCAGAAAAAGGGAAAGATGCTTTTCCTGTAGCAGGCCAAAAATTAATATATGCAG GTAAAATACTTAATGATGATACTGCTCTTAAAGAGTACAAAATTGATGAGAAGAACTTTGTGGTGGTTATGGTGACAAAA cccaaagcagcagcagcaccagcagcagccactGTTCCAGCTCCATCACCAGCTACAACTCAGCAGTCAGGTGCTGCCATCACTACTGTTAGCTCTTCGACAATAGTTGCTGCAGCCCCAACACCAGCGCTTGTCCCAGCCCCTGCTTCTGGACCAGCTTCAGTTCCTGCAGCAGCTGCTCCAGCACCAGCTGCAGTCGCGTGTGAGCCTGCACCAGTCAGTGCCCCCGTAGAAGAGAAACCAGCAGAGAAATCATTAGAGACACCAGCTGACACAAGTCCATTACCTACAGACAG TTCATCAGGTGATACTTCACGATCAAATCTCTTTGAAGATGCTACAAGTGCACTTG TGACAGGTCAGTCCTATGAAAATATGGTGACAGAGATCATGTCGATGGGATATGAGCGAGAGCAGGTGATTGctgcactgagagccagcttcaACAATCCTGACAGGGCAGTGGAGTACCTTCTAATG GGAATCCCTGGGGACAGAGAGAGTCAGGGTATGGCTGATCCTCCTCAAGCAGCCAGCACTGGTGCTTCTCCCTCATCAGcagtggcggcagcggcagcaacgactactactactacaactgcTACTAGTTCTACAGGAG GACATCCACTTGAATTTTTACGAAATCAACCTCAGTTCCAGCAGATGAGGCAAATTATTCAGCAGAATCCATCTCTTTTGCCTGCGTTGCTACAGCAAATAGGACGGGAAAATCCTCAGCTATTGCAG CAAATAAGCCAACATCAAGAGCATTTTATTCAGATGTTAAATGAGCCCGTTCAAGAGTCAGGTCAAGGGGGCGGtggcagtggcggcggcggcggtggtggtggtggagtagCAGCGGAAGCTGGAAGCCGTCACATGAACTATATTCAAGTAACACCTCAGGAAAAAGAAGCTATAGAAAGG TTAAAGGCACTAGGATTCCCCGAAGGACTTGTGATACAGGCATATTTTGCATGCGAGAAGAATGAAAATTTGGCAGCCAACTTCCTTCTACAACAGAACTTTGATGAAGATTGA